From Limibacillus halophilus, the proteins below share one genomic window:
- a CDS encoding 2OG-Fe(II) oxygenase family protein, whose protein sequence is MKQKPDPNGFYQLWPTLLLRREIPQAEMANKVLAAEIESLESARKDLTTDYLAENFLDRDHPAIGWLRECINKSAIDYLRQAGIDYRVDWAMQGWANVNRFGDYHDLHNHPHAWLSGTYYVAIPEKYEDLPGRKDRRPGAISFYDPRPQANMTAIRNDPQIEAEFTVQPKAGTIMIWPAFLHHFVHPNLSREQRISVSFNLVLKWSDSYLPTQN, encoded by the coding sequence ATGAAACAAAAACCTGACCCCAACGGATTCTACCAGCTTTGGCCTACCTTGCTTTTGCGTCGGGAAATTCCCCAAGCGGAGATGGCGAATAAGGTGCTCGCTGCGGAAATCGAGAGTCTGGAAAGCGCACGCAAGGATCTGACGACGGATTACTTGGCGGAGAACTTCCTCGATCGCGACCACCCGGCGATTGGCTGGCTGCGCGAGTGCATAAACAAGAGCGCCATCGACTATCTGCGCCAAGCGGGAATCGACTACCGAGTGGACTGGGCGATGCAGGGTTGGGCAAACGTGAACCGCTTCGGGGATTATCACGATCTCCACAATCACCCGCATGCATGGTTGAGCGGCACCTACTATGTTGCGATCCCAGAGAAGTACGAAGATCTGCCGGGGCGCAAGGACCGCCGGCCCGGTGCCATTTCATTCTATGATCCGAGACCGCAAGCGAACATGACGGCAATCCGAAACGATCCGCAGATCGAGGCCGAATTCACGGTCCAGCCAAAAGCCGGAACGATCATGATTTGGCCCGCTTTCCTGCATCATTTCGTACACCCGAACCTGTCTCGTGAGCAGCGAATTTCTGTGTCGTTCAACCTCGTGTTGAAATGGTCGGACAGCTATTTGCCCACACAAAATTGA
- the gloA gene encoding lactoylglutathione lyase, translated as MRYLHTMVRVTDLEKSLDFYCTKLGMTEVRRYDNDKGRFTLVFLAASHDKENAKAHSAPVVELTYNWDPEAYDGGRNFGHLAYEIDDIYATCQKLMDSGVTINRPPRDGRMAFIRSPDGISIELLQAGEALELREPWTSMPNTGTW; from the coding sequence ATGAGGTATCTGCACACCATGGTCCGCGTGACCGACCTCGAAAAGTCGCTCGACTTTTATTGCACTAAACTCGGCATGACCGAAGTTCGGCGCTACGACAACGACAAGGGACGTTTCACGCTGGTGTTCCTTGCCGCTTCCCACGATAAGGAAAATGCAAAAGCCCATTCCGCCCCGGTCGTGGAACTGACCTACAACTGGGACCCCGAGGCTTACGACGGCGGCCGCAACTTCGGCCACTTGGCCTACGAGATCGATGATATCTATGCCACCTGCCAGAAACTGATGGATAGCGGCGTTACCATCAATCGCCCGCCCCGCGACGGTCGCATGGCTTTCATTCGCTCACCTGATGGCATCTCCATTGAACTGTTGCAGGCCGGTGAAGCGCTGGAACTGCGCGAACCCTGGACTTCAATGCCCAACACCGGCACGTGGTAA
- a CDS encoding MFS transporter, whose product MEKALHWTERLFHAAVGEEDARLCKDISEAACHDQPRSFVIQTAAMGLSKIGDGLADSKVVLPWLLGALGAPAFFVGLLVPIRESLSLLPQLLVGGLIRSFPRRKHFWAFASAVEGLCILAMAMAGMAGLEGFSAGVAVIALLAVFSLARGVASVAAKDVLGKTVAKAKRGRLSGYAESIAGAVTGLVGIYLTLVPEVQRSDGLLFAIIAAAGVSWLLGAVTFLTLDEEEGATEGGRDLKSVLTGQIDLLFADAELRRFLWARSLLLSTAFAGPIYVAFAQQGTDGSLATLGLLVVATGLAGTLSSAVWGGLSDRSSRRTMTYAAVGAGLLGAVVLAIHAALPQVLGSLWLHGAVLFVLGVSHSGVRIGRKTQLIDMTTAETRAQYVALSNSLIGVVLLGSGVVIGLVMSWSLLMALAILTLGAFAAAFACWRLEEAQQD is encoded by the coding sequence GTGGAAAAGGCCCTTCATTGGACCGAAAGGTTATTCCATGCCGCCGTTGGTGAGGAGGATGCGCGGCTCTGCAAGGATATTAGCGAGGCGGCCTGCCACGACCAGCCGCGTAGTTTCGTTATCCAGACGGCGGCCATGGGCCTCAGCAAAATCGGCGACGGCCTTGCCGATTCCAAGGTGGTGTTACCCTGGTTGCTCGGCGCGCTGGGTGCTCCGGCCTTTTTCGTAGGGCTTCTGGTGCCGATCCGCGAGTCTCTGTCTCTCTTGCCGCAGTTGCTGGTCGGCGGGTTGATTCGCAGCTTTCCACGGCGCAAGCACTTTTGGGCCTTTGCCAGTGCCGTGGAAGGTCTCTGCATCCTCGCCATGGCAATGGCCGGCATGGCGGGGCTTGAGGGTTTTTCCGCCGGTGTCGCAGTCATTGCTTTGCTTGCGGTCTTCAGCCTGGCGCGTGGCGTCGCGTCCGTTGCAGCCAAGGACGTGCTCGGCAAGACGGTGGCTAAGGCGAAACGAGGCCGCTTGTCGGGCTATGCAGAGTCCATCGCCGGTGCGGTCACGGGACTGGTGGGCATCTATTTGACGCTCGTGCCTGAGGTTCAACGCAGCGATGGCCTGCTGTTCGCTATTATTGCCGCCGCCGGGGTTTCTTGGCTGTTGGGGGCGGTCACCTTCTTGACGCTGGACGAAGAGGAGGGCGCTACCGAAGGTGGGCGCGACTTGAAGTCGGTGTTGACGGGACAGATCGATCTGTTGTTTGCGGATGCCGAGTTGCGGCGCTTCCTGTGGGCGCGCTCGCTCCTTTTGAGTACTGCGTTTGCAGGCCCAATATATGTCGCTTTCGCGCAGCAGGGTACTGACGGATCGCTCGCCACTCTTGGATTGCTAGTCGTTGCGACCGGCCTTGCGGGAACTCTCAGTTCGGCGGTTTGGGGCGGCTTATCCGATCGATCAAGCCGCCGAACCATGACCTATGCAGCCGTCGGTGCCGGGCTTCTTGGCGCGGTCGTTCTAGCCATCCACGCTGCCTTGCCGCAGGTTCTGGGCAGCCTCTGGCTTCATGGCGCGGTACTGTTTGTGCTCGGCGTGTCGCATTCCGGTGTCAGGATCGGTCGCAAGACACAGTTGATCGATATGACGACCGCCGAAACCCGGGCCCAGTATGTTGCTCTCAGCAACAGCCTTATCGGCGTGGTCCTGCTTGGCAGCGGCGTTGTGATCGGGCTGGTAATGTCTTGGAGTCTCTTGATGGCGCTCGCGATTTTAACCCTGGGAGCCTTTGCGGCAGCATTCGCCTGCTGGAGGCTTGAAGAAGCTCAGCAGGACTGA
- a CDS encoding winged helix-turn-helix domain-containing protein, which translates to MTSSNSKARLWIKITLPGGGQLGPGKIALLKALDEHFSIAAAARALNMSYSRAWRLVDELNSCFAFLVVETHVGGKQRGGARLTTEGHDLVRRFESLVAAAQAATAEELNAFGSASTLAGKKE; encoded by the coding sequence ATGACATCTTCCAACAGCAAAGCGCGGCTTTGGATCAAGATTACGCTGCCGGGCGGTGGTCAGCTTGGCCCCGGCAAGATTGCGCTATTGAAGGCGCTCGATGAGCATTTCTCGATTGCCGCGGCAGCCCGCGCGCTGAATATGTCTTATAGCCGTGCCTGGCGGCTGGTCGACGAGTTGAACAGTTGCTTCGCGTTTTTGGTCGTGGAAACGCATGTGGGCGGAAAGCAGCGCGGCGGCGCGCGCCTGACGACGGAAGGGCATGACCTCGTTCGTCGGTTCGAAAGTCTTGTGGCTGCCGCCCAGGCGGCGACGGCAGAAGAGCTAAACGCCTTTGGCTCCGCCTCGACGCTGGCTGGAAAGAAGGAATAA
- a CDS encoding encapsulin-associated ferritin-like protein: MSSEGLHEPIEKLSKKTINMHRAIVSLMEELEAVDWYQQRADACDDPELKAILIHNANEEIEHAMMVLEWIRRNNETFDSEMKERLFSDAPISDH; the protein is encoded by the coding sequence ATGTCCAGTGAAGGCCTTCACGAGCCGATTGAGAAGCTCAGCAAGAAAACCATCAACATGCACCGTGCCATCGTCTCCCTGATGGAGGAGTTGGAGGCGGTCGATTGGTATCAGCAACGTGCCGATGCCTGCGATGATCCGGAGCTCAAGGCCATCCTGATCCACAATGCTAACGAAGAAATCGAGCACGCGATGATGGTGCTGGAATGGATTCGGCGGAACAACGAGACCTTCGACAGCGAGATGAAAGAGCGCCTGTTCAGCGACGCGCCGATCTCCGATCACTGA
- a CDS encoding trimethylamine methyltransferase family protein — translation MTEETAVREGRRKGGREARRAARAAPLPDDLKPIRAGLEGGVYRPLSDDQVRRVHEAALDALEQIGLADAIPSCIEYCTAAGAILGDDGRLRFPRAMVEDMVAKAWRNRPLYGRDPLYDLHPQGKKVHFGTAGAATMMVDVEQRIYRNATVQDLYDAARLVQQLDNIHFFQRPLTPCDVNTLEELDINTLYASIAGTTKHVGCSFTLGENMPKVFDLLHAVAGGEAAWRDRPFVSNSNCFVVPPMKFAEDACRVLEACVHGGMPVLLLSAGQAGATAPPALAGAVMQATAEVLAGICYVNAIQPGAPAIFGTWPFVSDLRTGAMSGGSGEQALLSAACAQMAQFYDLPGGAAAGMADSKLPDLQAGYEKAISNVMAGLAGLNMVYESAGMHASLLGFCLESLLLDNDMLGQCLRCVRGIEVTEDSLSLEVMRQVCTEGPGHYLGHSSTLELMQRDYVYPELGDRTSPKEWVEKGRPDVVETATAVKKERLASFFPRHVSSELDKELRQRLPILLARQGMGLD, via the coding sequence ATGACGGAAGAAACAGCAGTCCGCGAAGGCCGAAGGAAAGGTGGTCGAGAGGCCCGGAGGGCGGCACGCGCTGCACCTCTTCCCGACGATTTGAAGCCGATCCGAGCCGGGCTCGAAGGCGGTGTGTATCGCCCGCTGTCCGATGACCAGGTACGGCGCGTCCATGAGGCGGCCCTGGATGCGTTGGAGCAGATCGGTCTAGCCGATGCAATTCCCTCTTGTATCGAGTACTGCACCGCCGCGGGTGCGATTCTGGGTGACGACGGGCGGTTGAGATTTCCCAGAGCCATGGTTGAGGACATGGTTGCGAAGGCATGGCGCAATAGACCGCTGTACGGTCGCGACCCGCTGTACGACCTCCATCCGCAGGGCAAGAAAGTGCATTTCGGAACCGCAGGTGCGGCGACGATGATGGTGGATGTCGAGCAGCGTATCTACCGCAACGCCACGGTTCAGGACCTTTATGATGCCGCGCGGTTGGTCCAGCAGCTGGACAACATCCACTTCTTTCAGCGCCCGCTCACGCCCTGCGACGTGAATACCCTGGAAGAGCTGGACATCAACACGCTTTATGCCTCCATCGCCGGAACCACCAAGCACGTCGGTTGCAGCTTCACGCTGGGCGAGAACATGCCCAAGGTGTTCGACCTTCTGCATGCGGTTGCCGGCGGCGAAGCGGCTTGGAGAGACCGGCCTTTCGTATCCAACTCGAACTGCTTTGTCGTTCCGCCGATGAAGTTTGCCGAGGATGCTTGCCGCGTTCTCGAAGCTTGTGTTCACGGCGGCATGCCCGTTCTGTTGCTGTCGGCAGGCCAAGCGGGTGCGACGGCGCCGCCTGCCCTGGCCGGCGCGGTAATGCAGGCCACCGCGGAAGTCCTGGCTGGCATTTGCTACGTCAATGCGATTCAGCCCGGGGCTCCGGCGATTTTCGGAACCTGGCCTTTCGTATCCGACTTGCGAACTGGCGCGATGTCCGGTGGCTCGGGCGAGCAGGCATTATTGTCAGCCGCCTGTGCGCAGATGGCGCAGTTCTATGATTTGCCGGGCGGGGCGGCGGCGGGCATGGCCGATTCGAAGCTTCCCGACCTTCAGGCGGGCTATGAAAAGGCGATCTCGAACGTGATGGCCGGGCTGGCCGGGCTCAATATGGTTTATGAGTCGGCGGGCATGCACGCATCGCTTCTCGGTTTCTGCCTGGAGAGTTTGTTGTTGGATAATGACATGCTGGGACAGTGCCTGCGTTGCGTGCGTGGAATCGAGGTGACCGAGGATTCCCTGTCGCTTGAAGTGATGCGGCAGGTCTGCACCGAAGGGCCGGGTCATTACCTGGGGCATTCCTCGACGCTGGAGTTGATGCAGCGAGATTACGTCTATCCGGAGCTCGGCGATCGCACCAGCCCCAAGGAATGGGTGGAGAAAGGTCGTCCCGACGTGGTCGAGACCGCGACTGCAGTCAAGAAGGAGCGCCTTGCCAGCTTTTTCCCGCGGCATGTCTCCAGCGAACTGGATAAAGAGTTACGCCAGCGCTTGCCAATCCTATTGGCTCGGCAGGGGATGGGTTTGGACTAG
- a CDS encoding GcvT family protein, with amino-acid sequence MNDFPGSARAVIIGGGVIGCSVAYHLAKLGWRDVILLERKQLTSGTTWHAAGLIGQLRASYNMTQLAKYTAELYATLEEETEVATGLRQRGSLALALSDDRFEELKRGASMAATFGLRADVLSPEQCLEKHPYINLDGVKGGVFLPTDGQGDPANIALALAKGARNRGVRIFENTKVTAIHQEAGRVTGVSTDKGEVRAEYVVNCAGMWGREVGRMAGVNVPLQACEHFYIVTEPVPGLPSTLPVLRVPDECAYYKEDAGKILLGAFEPVSKPWALDGIPEDFCFDQLPEDFEHFEPILEKAVNRFPVLESTGIHTFFNGPESFTPDDRYLLGEAPELNNFFVAAGFNSIGIQSAGGAGKALAEWMNAGEPPFDLWDVDIRRMQPFQGNRRYLKERVTETLGLLYADHYPYRQYASARGVRTSPLHERLAARGACFGEASGWERANWFLPPDEIEKGRKAEYTYSWKRQNWFAYAAEEHKAVRSAVGLFDMSSFGKIRVEGRDAEAVLQRLSGNDVAVEPGGIVYTQWLNRHGGIEADVTITRLDETSFLVVTPGATLQRDMAWLKRNIPDEAHCVAVDVTAGEAVICVMGPKARDLLQPLTPQSLSNEDFPFGTMQQIEIGLGIARAHRISYVGELGWELYVSSEMAGHVFDSIAQAGPSQGLRLCGLHVLDSCRIEKAFRHFGHDITDEDHVLEAGLGFAVKTDKPTSCFGDFLGREAVLAKKQTGVGRRMLQFKLTDPEPLLFHNEPILRDGKIVGRLTSGNYGHWLGGAIGLGYVPCVEGESAADQLASHYEIEVAGVRYPAEASLKPLYDPKADRTRL; translated from the coding sequence ATGAACGATTTTCCCGGGTCAGCGCGAGCGGTCATTATCGGTGGCGGCGTGATTGGCTGTTCCGTTGCCTATCACCTGGCCAAGCTCGGTTGGCGGGACGTCATACTGTTGGAACGCAAACAACTCACCAGTGGGACCACCTGGCACGCGGCGGGGCTGATCGGGCAGCTTCGCGCATCCTACAACATGACCCAGCTAGCCAAGTATACCGCCGAATTGTATGCCACCTTGGAAGAGGAAACAGAGGTTGCGACCGGGCTTCGCCAGCGCGGCTCGCTAGCCCTGGCTTTGAGCGATGATCGTTTCGAGGAGCTAAAGCGCGGCGCATCAATGGCGGCGACCTTTGGTTTGCGGGCGGACGTCCTGTCACCGGAGCAATGTCTTGAAAAGCACCCATACATAAATCTCGATGGGGTGAAGGGCGGTGTCTTCCTGCCGACCGACGGGCAGGGCGATCCGGCCAACATCGCGCTGGCACTGGCCAAGGGTGCGCGCAACCGGGGGGTCAGGATTTTCGAGAATACCAAAGTGACCGCCATCCACCAGGAGGCCGGGCGCGTTACCGGCGTTTCGACCGACAAGGGCGAGGTCCGTGCTGAGTATGTCGTGAACTGCGCCGGCATGTGGGGCCGCGAAGTTGGCCGCATGGCGGGGGTGAATGTGCCGTTGCAGGCGTGCGAGCACTTCTACATCGTCACCGAACCGGTGCCCGGCCTGCCATCGACATTGCCGGTTCTGCGGGTCCCGGACGAATGCGCCTATTACAAAGAAGACGCGGGCAAGATTTTGCTGGGTGCGTTCGAGCCTGTCTCAAAGCCTTGGGCGCTGGACGGCATCCCCGAAGATTTCTGCTTCGATCAGCTGCCCGAGGATTTCGAACACTTCGAGCCGATTCTCGAAAAGGCGGTGAACCGCTTTCCGGTTCTGGAATCGACCGGTATCCATACGTTCTTCAATGGCCCGGAAAGTTTCACGCCGGATGACCGCTATCTGTTGGGCGAAGCGCCGGAGTTGAATAATTTCTTCGTGGCGGCGGGGTTCAATTCCATCGGGATTCAATCGGCGGGCGGCGCGGGAAAAGCACTGGCCGAGTGGATGAATGCAGGCGAACCTCCCTTTGACCTCTGGGATGTCGATATCCGCCGAATGCAGCCCTTCCAGGGCAACAGGCGGTATCTCAAGGAGCGGGTCACGGAGACGCTGGGGTTGCTTTATGCCGATCACTATCCTTACCGCCAGTATGCCTCTGCGCGGGGCGTGCGCACCTCGCCCTTGCATGAGCGTTTAGCTGCGCGCGGCGCCTGTTTCGGCGAAGCAAGCGGCTGGGAGCGGGCCAACTGGTTCCTGCCGCCCGACGAGATCGAGAAGGGCCGCAAAGCCGAATACACTTACAGCTGGAAACGGCAAAACTGGTTTGCTTATGCCGCAGAGGAGCACAAGGCCGTCCGCAGCGCAGTTGGGCTGTTCGATATGTCTTCCTTTGGCAAGATACGGGTCGAAGGCCGCGACGCAGAGGCGGTTTTGCAGCGTCTTTCCGGCAACGACGTAGCGGTTGAGCCCGGCGGCATCGTTTATACGCAGTGGCTCAACCGGCATGGCGGTATTGAGGCGGACGTGACCATTACGCGCCTGGATGAAACCAGCTTCCTAGTGGTCACGCCGGGCGCGACATTGCAGCGCGATATGGCTTGGTTGAAGCGCAATATCCCGGACGAGGCGCATTGCGTGGCGGTCGATGTTACGGCGGGGGAGGCGGTAATCTGCGTTATGGGTCCCAAGGCCAGGGACTTGTTGCAACCCCTGACACCGCAATCCCTTTCCAACGAAGATTTCCCATTTGGGACCATGCAGCAGATCGAGATCGGGCTCGGGATCGCACGCGCTCACCGAATTTCCTATGTCGGTGAGTTGGGGTGGGAGCTTTACGTCTCCAGTGAGATGGCCGGTCATGTGTTCGACAGCATAGCTCAGGCAGGGCCGTCGCAAGGACTTCGGCTCTGCGGTCTCCATGTGCTGGACTCCTGCCGTATCGAAAAGGCTTTCCGTCACTTCGGCCACGACATAACCGACGAGGATCATGTGCTGGAAGCGGGCCTGGGATTCGCGGTCAAAACAGACAAGCCGACGTCCTGCTTCGGCGACTTCCTAGGGCGTGAGGCGGTGCTTGCGAAAAAGCAGACAGGGGTTGGCCGCCGGATGCTGCAGTTCAAGCTAACCGACCCCGAGCCCTTGCTATTCCATAACGAGCCGATCCTGCGTGACGGCAAGATCGTAGGCCGCTTGACCTCCGGCAACTATGGGCACTGGCTGGGTGGGGCCATCGGGCTGGGCTATGTGCCTTGTGTGGAGGGCGAAAGTGCAGCCGATCAACTGGCCTCGCACTACGAGATCGAGGTCGCCGGCGTTCGGTACCCGGCTGAAGCCTCGCTCAAACCACTCTACGATCCCAAGGCGGATCGTACCCGACTATGA
- a CDS encoding GcvT family protein, whose amino-acid sequence MAQLPSHARVVIIGGGVVGCSSLYHIAKMGWSDCVLLEKNELTSGSTWHAAGNCPSFSGSWSIMKMQRYSTALYTRLADEVDYPMNYHNTGSIRLAHSKDRMEEFQHVVGMARHQGIDFDMMTTEEMRAAHPFLETHDILGGVWDPTDGDIDPAQLTQAFAKGARDLGAKIIRFAPVTDVRRLASGEWEVITAQGSIRCEKVVNAAGYRAAEVGRFFGRDVPSVAMAHQYLVTESVPELAALNGKVPLLRDPDISYYLRQERDGLILGPYEWQATPHWVNENDPMPEDFSFQLYPDDLERLEFYIEDACRRVPILGKAGIQKVINGPIPYTPDGNPLVGPMPGVPNAFEACVFSFGITQGGGAGKVLAEWVVEGETEWDMWSIDPRRFTGYVTKEYTRAKAVELYQREYAIGYPNEERPAGRPAKTSPLYETLRAKGAVFGARAGWERACWFPRAGKDEAENQLSFHRTNWFDAVGEECKAVQEAVGILDLPGFARFEVSGDGAAAWLEDLITGALPKPGRIGLVYFATKSGRILTEMTVTRFAEDHFWLMTASGAEWHDRDWLLAHLPADSGIKIDNVTAAWGTLVLTGPKSRAVLTQVCENDLSSENFPWLSHQPIVIGMARGRAIRVSYAGELGWEIHLPNEYMVGVYQALWTAGEAEGIRDFGIYALNAMRLEKCYRSWKEDLSTDFSPLAGALDRFVKLDKAAFVGRDALLQEKQKGPSERFVPLIVDAGTADAPYLATIWKDGERVGLVTSGGYGHRIGKSIALSYVRRDLAVEGTALEVDIFGERFSAVVGSEPLYDPSNSRLKS is encoded by the coding sequence ATGGCCCAACTTCCATCCCATGCCCGTGTCGTGATCATCGGTGGCGGTGTCGTTGGCTGCTCCAGCCTATACCACATAGCCAAGATGGGTTGGAGTGACTGCGTGCTGCTGGAGAAGAACGAGTTGACCTCCGGTTCGACCTGGCACGCTGCCGGCAACTGTCCAAGCTTCTCCGGTTCCTGGTCTATCATGAAGATGCAGCGCTATTCGACCGCGCTCTACACCCGTCTCGCCGACGAGGTGGACTATCCGATGAACTACCACAATACAGGTTCGATCCGGCTGGCCCACAGCAAGGACCGCATGGAGGAGTTTCAACACGTGGTCGGCATGGCGCGCCACCAGGGCATCGACTTCGATATGATGACGACCGAAGAGATGCGCGCCGCCCACCCTTTTCTTGAAACCCACGATATTCTCGGTGGCGTCTGGGATCCCACCGATGGCGATATCGACCCGGCCCAGCTTACCCAGGCCTTTGCTAAGGGCGCGCGCGATCTGGGTGCCAAGATTATCCGCTTTGCGCCGGTTACGGATGTGCGCCGCCTCGCTTCGGGCGAGTGGGAAGTGATCACGGCGCAGGGCAGCATTCGCTGCGAGAAGGTTGTGAACGCAGCAGGTTACAGGGCCGCAGAGGTCGGTCGTTTCTTTGGGCGCGACGTTCCCAGCGTCGCGATGGCGCATCAGTATCTTGTCACAGAGTCGGTGCCGGAACTGGCTGCGCTCAATGGGAAAGTGCCATTGCTGCGCGATCCCGATATTTCCTATTACCTGCGTCAGGAACGCGACGGCTTGATCCTGGGTCCCTACGAGTGGCAAGCGACGCCGCATTGGGTCAACGAGAACGATCCGATGCCCGAGGATTTTTCCTTCCAGCTTTATCCGGACGACTTGGAGCGATTGGAATTCTATATCGAGGATGCCTGCCGCCGCGTGCCGATCCTGGGCAAGGCAGGCATACAGAAAGTCATCAACGGCCCGATACCTTACACACCGGACGGCAATCCGCTGGTCGGACCCATGCCCGGCGTGCCCAACGCCTTCGAAGCTTGCGTCTTCTCCTTTGGCATCACTCAGGGCGGTGGCGCGGGCAAGGTCCTGGCGGAGTGGGTCGTCGAGGGCGAGACCGAATGGGATATGTGGTCGATCGACCCAAGACGGTTCACCGGCTACGTTACCAAAGAATATACCCGCGCCAAGGCCGTAGAGCTTTATCAACGTGAATATGCCATCGGTTATCCCAACGAGGAACGGCCCGCGGGACGCCCCGCCAAGACCTCACCCCTCTATGAAACGCTCCGGGCCAAGGGTGCCGTCTTCGGTGCGCGGGCCGGATGGGAACGCGCCTGCTGGTTCCCGAGAGCCGGTAAGGACGAAGCCGAAAACCAACTCTCCTTTCACCGGACTAATTGGTTCGATGCCGTCGGCGAGGAATGCAAGGCCGTGCAGGAGGCGGTTGGCATTCTCGATCTCCCTGGCTTTGCACGCTTCGAGGTTTCCGGCGACGGTGCCGCCGCTTGGCTGGAAGATCTGATCACCGGCGCGTTGCCCAAACCCGGGCGGATCGGGCTGGTCTACTTTGCAACCAAATCCGGTCGCATCCTGACCGAAATGACGGTAACGCGTTTTGCCGAGGATCACTTCTGGCTGATGACGGCGTCAGGGGCTGAATGGCATGACCGGGACTGGCTGCTGGCGCACTTGCCGGCTGATTCCGGTATCAAGATCGATAACGTGACGGCGGCTTGGGGCACTCTGGTTTTGACGGGTCCCAAGAGCCGCGCCGTGCTGACCCAGGTTTGCGAGAACGACCTTTCCAGCGAGAACTTCCCTTGGTTAAGCCACCAGCCGATCGTGATCGGGATGGCTCGTGGGCGCGCGATCCGGGTCAGTTACGCCGGCGAGTTGGGCTGGGAAATTCACCTGCCGAACGAGTACATGGTCGGCGTTTACCAAGCGCTCTGGACGGCAGGTGAGGCCGAAGGCATCCGTGACTTTGGCATCTATGCTCTGAACGCAATGCGATTGGAGAAGTGTTACCGATCCTGGAAGGAAGACCTTTCCACGGACTTCTCTCCGCTGGCGGGTGCGCTGGACCGTTTCGTCAAGCTCGACAAGGCAGCGTTCGTCGGGCGCGACGCCCTGCTCCAGGAAAAGCAGAAGGGGCCAAGCGAGCGTTTCGTGCCGCTGATCGTCGATGCTGGGACTGCGGATGCGCCCTATCTGGCGACGATCTGGAAGGATGGCGAGCGGGTCGGGCTCGTTACTTCGGGCGGCTACGGGCACCGTATCGGCAAGTCGATTGCGCTTTCCTATGTGCGCCGTGATTTGGCGGTCGAAGGCACCGCCCTGGAAGTCGATATTTTTGGCGAGCGTTTTTCAGCCGTGGTCGGGAGCGAACCGCTCTACGACCCGAGCAATAGTCGATTGAAGAGTTAG
- a CDS encoding helix-turn-helix domain-containing protein: MDKATFEAEKGGVGADLRALRRARGLTLQDIASKLGRSVGWVSQVERGLSEPSIADLRHIAALFGLPLGFFFQNDAAPQEERGYIVRAQSRRVLGDRKDGLLEELLSPDLGGSFEIFRSVFEPGSALPEPALRPTEEAGYLVAGRLDLWIGERSFHLNPGDSFRFKGETHRWANPHDEPAVVIWVIAPPVY; encoded by the coding sequence TTGGACAAAGCGACCTTCGAGGCGGAAAAGGGTGGCGTCGGCGCGGATTTGCGCGCCTTGCGGCGGGCCCGCGGCCTCACGCTCCAGGATATTGCCTCAAAGCTAGGGCGCTCGGTTGGCTGGGTTAGCCAGGTCGAACGGGGCTTGTCGGAACCTTCGATCGCCGACCTCCGGCACATTGCGGCCCTTTTTGGACTACCGCTCGGTTTCTTTTTCCAGAACGACGCGGCGCCGCAGGAAGAACGCGGTTACATCGTGCGCGCCCAGTCGCGCCGTGTTCTGGGCGACCGCAAGGATGGGTTGCTAGAGGAATTGCTGTCGCCTGACCTGGGGGGCAGCTTCGAGATTTTCCGGAGCGTGTTCGAACCTGGATCCGCATTGCCGGAACCGGCGCTGCGTCCCACCGAGGAAGCCGGCTATTTGGTTGCTGGCCGGCTCGATTTGTGGATCGGCGAACGCTCATTCCACCTCAATCCCGGCGACAGTTTCCGATTCAAGGGGGAAACGCATCGCTGGGCAAATCCCCATGATGAACCGGCGGTGGTGATCTGGGTGATCGCTCCGCCGGTGTACTGA